In Streptomyces durocortorensis, a genomic segment contains:
- a CDS encoding substrate-binding domain-containing protein has translation MRLHVDQRHERVLELVRERGSLRVAELAAELGMSAVTLRRDVEALSAQGLVERLHGAVVWPSGQPRPAPAAPSAEGLVVGMVVPTTEYYYADVVRGARETVEAAGARLTIGLSHYLPDEDAAQTRRLLSTGADGLLLTPSWERGCPEPGEGLWAVEQETPVVLVERWAPLGHPAAGLDRVRSDHAHGAAEAVAHLAGLGHRAIALAVQDSPTAPRLKVGYRAAVEALGLSPVPASPLENTPSRSAQDRFERTLEYLCEGVASGHVTAAIVHSDADAIVLIPRLQARGVRVPEDLAVIAYDDEVASLADLPLTAVAPDKRAVGAAAARLLLSRLGASDPDAPAARTAGPGARRHLDILPALRIRVSCGAAAS, from the coding sequence ATGCGACTGCACGTCGACCAGCGCCACGAGCGAGTACTGGAGCTCGTCCGCGAGCGCGGCAGTCTGCGCGTCGCGGAACTCGCCGCGGAGCTCGGCATGTCCGCGGTCACGCTGCGCCGGGACGTCGAGGCACTGTCGGCCCAGGGGCTGGTGGAGCGGCTGCACGGTGCCGTGGTGTGGCCCTCGGGACAGCCCCGGCCCGCACCCGCCGCCCCCTCCGCCGAAGGGCTGGTGGTGGGCATGGTGGTGCCGACCACCGAGTACTACTACGCGGATGTGGTGCGCGGCGCCCGGGAGACCGTCGAGGCCGCGGGCGCCCGGTTGACCATCGGGCTCTCCCACTACCTCCCGGACGAGGACGCGGCCCAGACCCGCCGCCTGCTGTCCACGGGAGCCGACGGGCTGCTGCTCACGCCGAGCTGGGAGCGCGGTTGCCCGGAGCCGGGCGAGGGGCTGTGGGCGGTGGAGCAGGAGACACCGGTGGTGCTGGTGGAGCGCTGGGCCCCGCTCGGCCATCCGGCGGCAGGCCTGGACCGGGTGCGCTCGGACCATGCCCACGGGGCCGCCGAGGCGGTGGCGCACCTGGCCGGGCTCGGCCACCGGGCGATCGCGCTCGCCGTGCAGGACAGTCCCACCGCGCCCCGTCTCAAGGTCGGCTACCGGGCCGCGGTCGAGGCACTGGGACTGAGCCCGGTCCCTGCCTCACCACTGGAGAACACCCCCTCACGATCGGCGCAGGACCGGTTCGAACGGACGCTGGAGTATCTCTGCGAGGGTGTGGCGAGCGGCCATGTGACCGCCGCGATCGTGCACAGCGACGCCGACGCGATCGTTCTCATCCCCCGGCTCCAGGCCCGGGGCGTAAGGGTGCCCGAGGACCTCGCGGTGATCGCCTACGACGACGAGGTCGCCTCCCTCGCAGACCTGCCGCTCACCGCCGTGGCCCCGGACAAGCGCGCCGTGGGCGCCGCCGCCGCACGGCTCCTGCTGTCCCGCCTCGGCGCGTCGGACCCGGATGCGCCGGCCGCCCGCACGGCGGGCCCCGGAGCCCGCCGCCACCTCGACATCCTGCCGGCCCTGCGCATCCGGGTCTCGTGCGGAGCCGCCGCTTCCTGA
- a CDS encoding ABC transporter substrate-binding protein, which translates to MPRNVRTSRIALAASAASLTLLVTACGGSGSDSSAPGDGEPVTLTFWSATAGAKETADAFNKAHTGIKVRFSLVPAGPEGVTKLSNAVKGGNAPDVATMDYSALPEYASEGNLEDLTAGSGDLVKKEFPEAVQSLVNLGGSTWAVPFDVTPIQLFYRKDLFEKYGVDVPETWAEYRTAAKKVHRGDPDITITNFGGGDPALLSGLAWQAGARWYGTEGDAWKVNIDDPASRKVAAYWDDLLADGLASRTPLWGEGETKERATGKVATIIGAAWSAGNFPVSYPDAKGKWGIAPLPTWDGKPSTGMYGGTSYVVPKGSKHTEAAAEFIKWVTTDPEAMTARLSSLKTPSSALPANEGMRAAAAKEFDNSYFGDQDVYALAGEAAETIVPGWTWGPVQQQVTSAQLAAGGDHTRMLSTGQAKGEKAVTDRGLKLAQ; encoded by the coding sequence ATGCCCCGTAACGTCCGTACGTCCCGCATCGCCCTCGCGGCGTCCGCCGCTTCCCTGACCCTGCTCGTCACCGCCTGCGGCGGCTCGGGCTCGGACTCCTCGGCCCCCGGCGACGGCGAGCCCGTCACCCTCACCTTCTGGTCGGCCACCGCGGGCGCCAAGGAGACGGCCGACGCGTTCAACAAGGCGCACACCGGCATCAAGGTGAGGTTCTCACTGGTCCCGGCGGGCCCTGAGGGCGTCACCAAGCTGTCCAACGCGGTCAAGGGCGGCAACGCCCCCGACGTGGCCACCATGGACTACTCCGCCCTGCCCGAGTACGCCAGCGAGGGCAACCTGGAAGACCTCACCGCCGGCTCCGGCGACCTGGTGAAGAAGGAGTTCCCCGAGGCGGTCCAGTCCCTGGTCAACCTCGGCGGCTCCACCTGGGCGGTGCCCTTCGACGTCACGCCCATCCAGCTCTTCTACCGCAAGGACCTGTTCGAGAAGTACGGGGTCGACGTGCCGGAGACCTGGGCGGAGTACCGTACGGCCGCCAAGAAGGTCCACCGAGGCGACCCGGACATCACCATCACCAACTTCGGCGGCGGCGACCCCGCCCTGCTCTCCGGCCTGGCCTGGCAGGCGGGTGCCCGGTGGTACGGCACCGAGGGCGACGCCTGGAAGGTGAACATCGACGACCCGGCCTCCCGGAAGGTCGCCGCCTACTGGGACGACCTCCTCGCGGACGGCCTGGCGTCCAGGACCCCGCTGTGGGGCGAGGGCGAGACCAAGGAGCGTGCCACCGGGAAGGTCGCCACCATCATCGGCGCCGCCTGGAGCGCGGGGAACTTCCCCGTCAGCTACCCCGACGCCAAGGGCAAGTGGGGCATAGCCCCGCTGCCGACCTGGGACGGAAAGCCGAGCACCGGCATGTACGGCGGAACCTCCTACGTCGTGCCCAAAGGCAGCAAGCACACCGAGGCCGCCGCCGAGTTCATCAAATGGGTCACGACCGACCCCGAGGCCATGACGGCCCGCCTCAGCTCGCTGAAGACCCCCAGCAGCGCCCTGCCCGCCAACGAGGGCATGCGAGCCGCGGCGGCGAAGGAGTTCGACAACTCCTACTTCGGGGACCAGGACGTGTACGCGCTGGCGGGTGAGGCCGCCGAGACCATCGTGCCCGGCTGGACCTGGGGCCCGGTGCAGCAGCAGGTCACCTCGGCGCAGCTGGCCGCGGGCGGCGACCACACCAGGATGCTGAGCACCGGACAGGCGAAGGGCGAGAAGGCGGTCACCGACCGCGGCCTGAAGCTGGCCCAGTAG
- a CDS encoding carbohydrate ABC transporter permease: MAAPLARPAKTPPPRPAPPAAATAGPGRPGAPGGPGTRSGQRRAVALFTVPFFALFLGVTVLPLLYAGWMSLFREESSGLGFGGTERVFAGFGNFTEALGDEAFLRSFGNIALYCVLYIPAMVGGALILALLVDSTLARARRFFQIAYFLPHAVPGLIASLIWLYLYTPGLSPVTDALDAFGASWNFFGEDEAILSVVNISAWQWTGYNMIIFYAGLQAVPREVLEAATVDGAGALRTALQVKIPMIRPTVVLTLLFTCVGAIQLFDAPKLVQLRANTMGEDWSPTMFIYTAAFKGHDYGLAAASSLLLALVAGLLSFVVTKLGNRWKAS; this comes from the coding sequence GTGGCAGCCCCACTCGCCCGGCCGGCCAAGACCCCGCCGCCCCGGCCCGCACCGCCGGCGGCCGCCACCGCCGGACCGGGAAGGCCCGGCGCCCCGGGCGGCCCCGGCACCCGCAGCGGACAGCGCAGGGCCGTGGCGCTCTTCACCGTGCCGTTCTTCGCCCTCTTCCTTGGCGTCACCGTCCTGCCGTTGCTCTACGCGGGGTGGATGAGCCTCTTCCGGGAGGAGTCCTCCGGCCTCGGATTCGGCGGAACCGAGCGCGTCTTCGCCGGGTTCGGCAACTTCACCGAAGCCCTCGGGGACGAGGCGTTCCTCCGTTCGTTCGGGAACATCGCGCTCTACTGCGTGCTGTACATCCCCGCCATGGTCGGCGGTGCGCTCATCCTCGCCCTGCTCGTCGACTCGACCCTGGCCCGCGCCCGGCGCTTCTTCCAGATCGCCTACTTCCTGCCGCACGCCGTGCCCGGCCTGATCGCCTCGCTGATCTGGCTCTACCTCTACACCCCGGGCCTCAGCCCGGTCACCGACGCCCTCGACGCGTTCGGTGCGAGCTGGAACTTCTTCGGCGAGGACGAGGCGATCCTCTCGGTCGTCAACATCTCCGCCTGGCAGTGGACCGGCTACAACATGATCATCTTCTACGCGGGTCTCCAGGCCGTTCCCCGCGAAGTGCTGGAAGCCGCCACCGTCGACGGAGCCGGAGCCCTGCGCACCGCCCTCCAGGTCAAGATCCCGATGATCCGGCCGACCGTCGTCCTGACCCTGCTCTTCACCTGCGTCGGCGCCATCCAGCTCTTCGACGCCCCCAAACTCGTACAACTGCGGGCCAACACCATGGGCGAGGACTGGTCACCGACCATGTTCATCTACACCGCCGCCTTCAAGGGCCATGACTACGGCCTGGCCGCCGCGAGCTCGCTGCTGCTCGCCCTCGTCGCGGGCCTGCTGTCCTTCGTCGTCACCAAGCTCGGCAACCGGTGGAAGGCCTCATGA
- a CDS encoding carbohydrate ABC transporter permease: protein MSTQTATPDAPSDPTRRTRRARTARRTAPRPPARGGRTGSLTSRVVVNTVLAVVAVYTLMPLTWLLIASTKSYRDLFATNPFSLGDFALLSNLEALFAHNDGVFVRWLLNSLLYTVVASGLSTLISVACGYAFDKYAFRGREKLFGVVLVGVLIPSTVVQLPLYLMASELGLVNTYWAVLIPSLVNPFGVYLARVFSEGYVPDEVLEAARVDGAGEVRTFVKVSLPMLAPGFVTIFLFSFTAGWNNFYGALMMLNDDRLYPVNLGLFMWNQNVYQQPELYPLVIIGSLVAVVPLIVAFLCLQRFWRSGLTAGAVK, encoded by the coding sequence ATGAGCACCCAGACAGCCACCCCCGATGCCCCGTCCGACCCCACCCGGAGAACCCGGCGCGCCCGGACCGCCCGCCGCACCGCGCCACGGCCGCCCGCCCGCGGAGGCCGCACCGGAAGCCTCACCTCCCGGGTCGTGGTGAACACGGTTCTCGCCGTCGTCGCCGTCTACACCCTGATGCCGCTGACCTGGCTGCTCATCGCCTCCACCAAGAGCTACCGGGACCTGTTCGCGACCAACCCGTTCAGCCTGGGCGACTTCGCCCTGCTGTCCAACCTGGAGGCCCTCTTCGCCCACAACGACGGGGTGTTCGTCCGCTGGCTGCTCAACAGCCTCCTCTACACCGTCGTCGCCTCCGGGCTCTCCACCCTGATCTCGGTCGCCTGCGGCTATGCCTTCGACAAGTACGCCTTCCGGGGCCGGGAGAAGCTCTTCGGTGTCGTCCTCGTCGGCGTTCTCATCCCCTCGACCGTCGTCCAGCTCCCGCTGTACCTGATGGCCTCCGAACTCGGCCTCGTCAACACCTACTGGGCCGTCCTGATCCCCAGCCTCGTCAACCCGTTCGGCGTCTACCTGGCCCGCGTCTTCTCCGAGGGGTACGTCCCCGACGAGGTCCTGGAAGCGGCCCGGGTCGACGGGGCGGGGGAGGTGCGGACCTTCGTGAAGGTCTCCCTGCCGATGCTGGCGCCCGGCTTCGTGACCATCTTCCTGTTCTCGTTCACCGCAGGCTGGAACAACTTCTACGGCGCGCTCATGATGCTCAACGACGACCGGCTCTACCCCGTCAACCTGGGCCTGTTCATGTGGAACCAGAACGTCTACCAGCAGCCCGAGCTGTACCCGCTGGTGATCATCGGGTCGCTCGTCGCCGTCGTCCCCCTGATCGTCGCCTTCCTCTGCCTCCAGCGCTTCTGGCGCTCGGGCCTCACCGCAGGAGCCGTCAAGTGA
- a CDS encoding hydroxyacid dehydrogenase — protein MSGETRAAVLAPGALDRIARIADLDPGLLVTDFDADDPAQRAGLRDAEVLFTGWGCPPLGPAALSAMPRLRAVIHAAGSVKHHITQDVWDRGITVSTAATANALPVAEYTVAAILLSNKHVLHSARLYREERSRVNLLTRFPAIGNYRRTVGVVGASRIGRRVVELLRPHDLRVLVHDPYLDEGEARALGVERTGLDALVSLSDVVSIHAPELPSTRHLFDAPRLALMRDGATLVNTARGSLVDTEALVKELAAGRLNAVLDHTEPEVLPPDSPLYDLPNVLLTPHIAGSQGGELHRLADAAVDELERYAHGLPFAHGVDPSTLHQQA, from the coding sequence ATGAGCGGCGAGACCCGCGCGGCGGTCCTGGCCCCCGGGGCGCTGGACCGGATAGCCCGGATCGCCGACCTCGACCCCGGACTCCTCGTCACCGACTTCGACGCCGACGACCCGGCCCAGCGCGCCGGACTGCGCGACGCGGAGGTCCTGTTCACCGGGTGGGGCTGCCCGCCCCTGGGCCCCGCCGCCCTGAGCGCCATGCCCCGCCTGCGGGCCGTGATCCACGCCGCGGGCTCCGTCAAGCACCACATCACCCAGGACGTCTGGGACCGCGGCATCACCGTCAGCACCGCCGCGACCGCCAACGCCCTCCCCGTCGCCGAATACACCGTCGCGGCGATCCTCCTCTCCAACAAGCACGTCCTGCACAGCGCCCGCCTCTACCGCGAGGAACGCTCCCGCGTGAACCTCCTCACCCGGTTCCCGGCCATCGGCAACTACCGCCGCACCGTCGGCGTCGTCGGCGCCTCCCGCATCGGCCGCCGCGTCGTGGAACTGCTCCGCCCCCACGACCTGCGCGTCCTGGTCCACGACCCCTACCTCGACGAGGGCGAAGCCCGCGCCCTCGGCGTCGAGCGGACCGGCCTGGACGCCCTGGTCTCCCTCAGCGACGTCGTCAGCATCCACGCCCCCGAACTCCCTTCGACCCGGCACCTGTTCGACGCCCCGCGCCTCGCGCTGATGCGGGACGGGGCGACGCTCGTCAACACCGCACGCGGCTCGCTGGTCGACACGGAAGCACTGGTGAAGGAGCTGGCCGCCGGACGCCTCAACGCGGTGCTCGACCACACGGAACCGGAGGTCCTGCCTCCGGACTCGCCCCTCTACGACCTGCCGAACGTGCTGCTCACCCCGCACATCGCGGGTTCCCAGGGCGGCGAGCTCCACCGGCTCGCGGACGCCGCGGTCGACGAGCTCGAACGGTACGCCCACGGCCTGCCGTTCGCCCACGGGGTGGACCCGAGCACCCTGCACCAGCAGGCCTGA
- a CDS encoding HAD-IA family hydrolase: MSRTRRVLVVGIDGVRLDTLNRVSTPHLDTVADAGFLAPVTVAEGTPTMSGPCWATTVTGVNVSKHAVWSNDFSGHRLGVFPDFATRLSRQDGRRTYVAAAWEPLVTVADGGPMFRHPTRLTHHAPAADTPEAWERADESTVRDAVSILTHEDPEASFVYLGAPDETAHHLGCGAAYKASIASADRRLGDLLAALRARPSYEREAWTVLVVTDHGHRDEGGHGGGSAVERTAWLACAGPDITAGARPARPVRHEDVAAQVYAALDRTPDTHWTLDGGAVPTVPRAVLLGMDGTLVDTERLWLEAARGVASAHGHALTDEEGAGVLGRNRADTATLLVQLCPEPTTLAGLESELEDTFLAAVEAGVPLRPGARALLDRLVRDGVPAALVSAFPRRVVDTVLRALGGEVFRTTVADGESDRSKPFPDPYLKAATRLGLPPGACLAVEDSPAGVAAAEAAGCRVLAVPSAAPITSAPGRRVGRDLAVLPREWGNGTSTGRPVRR; encoded by the coding sequence ATGTCCCGTACCCGCCGGGTGCTCGTCGTCGGCATCGACGGGGTGCGCCTCGACACCCTGAACCGCGTGAGCACCCCGCACCTCGACACGGTGGCCGACGCGGGCTTCCTGGCCCCCGTGACCGTGGCGGAGGGCACGCCCACCATGTCGGGGCCGTGCTGGGCGACGACCGTCACCGGTGTGAACGTCAGCAAGCACGCCGTGTGGAGCAACGACTTCAGCGGCCACCGCCTCGGCGTCTTCCCGGACTTCGCCACCCGCCTGTCCCGCCAGGACGGCCGCCGCACCTACGTCGCGGCAGCCTGGGAACCCCTGGTCACCGTCGCCGACGGCGGCCCGATGTTCCGGCACCCCACCCGGCTCACCCACCACGCTCCGGCCGCCGACACCCCCGAGGCCTGGGAGCGGGCCGACGAGTCCACCGTGCGCGACGCGGTGAGCATCCTGACCCACGAGGACCCCGAGGCGTCCTTCGTCTACCTCGGCGCCCCCGACGAGACGGCCCATCACCTGGGCTGCGGGGCGGCCTACAAGGCGTCGATCGCGTCGGCGGACCGCCGCCTGGGCGACCTCCTCGCCGCCCTGCGCGCCCGCCCCTCGTACGAACGGGAGGCCTGGACCGTCCTCGTCGTCACCGACCACGGGCACCGGGACGAGGGCGGCCACGGCGGCGGCAGCGCGGTGGAGCGCACCGCGTGGCTGGCCTGTGCCGGCCCGGACATCACGGCCGGGGCCCGCCCCGCCCGCCCGGTCCGGCACGAGGACGTCGCCGCTCAGGTGTACGCGGCCCTGGACCGTACGCCGGACACGCACTGGACGCTCGACGGCGGCGCGGTGCCCACCGTGCCGCGCGCGGTGCTCCTCGGCATGGACGGCACGCTCGTCGACACCGAACGCCTCTGGCTGGAGGCCGCCCGGGGGGTGGCATCGGCGCACGGCCACGCCCTCACGGACGAGGAGGGCGCGGGGGTGCTCGGCCGCAACCGCGCCGACACGGCGACCCTCCTCGTACAGCTGTGTCCGGAGCCCACGACCCTCGCCGGACTGGAATCGGAACTGGAGGACACCTTCCTCGCCGCTGTGGAAGCGGGCGTACCACTCCGGCCGGGAGCCCGCGCGCTGCTGGACCGGCTGGTGCGGGACGGCGTGCCCGCCGCCCTGGTGTCGGCCTTCCCGCGCCGGGTGGTGGACACGGTCCTGCGGGCGCTGGGCGGTGAGGTGTTCCGTACGACGGTGGCGGACGGCGAGAGCGACCGTTCGAAGCCCTTCCCGGACCCCTACCTGAAGGCGGCCACCCGCCTGGGCCTCCCGCCCGGGGCCTGCCTGGCGGTGGAGGACAGCCCCGCCGGGGTGGCCGCGGCCGAGGCAGCGGGCTGCCGGGTGCTGGCGGTCCCCTCGGCCGCGCCGATCACATCGGCCCCGGGCCGACGGGTAGGGCGCGATCTCGCGGTACTGCCGCGGGAGTGGGGGAACGGCACCTCGACGGGCAGGCCGGTAAGGAGGTAA
- a CDS encoding glutaredoxin domain-containing protein translates to MMRAWTLPMLLVLSGSAVAAGQIFKGSPGTAAALLLAFLALASVNSPLIFPRSIGAQEAQRRSAVDGRPVVFWRPGCKYCIRLRIRLGRSARQLHWVNIWRDPAGAAAVRAANDGDETVPTVVVTGRPHTNPDPRWVREQLSPPA, encoded by the coding sequence ATGATGCGTGCTTGGACCTTGCCGATGCTGCTGGTACTCAGCGGCTCAGCCGTCGCGGCTGGGCAGATCTTCAAGGGGAGCCCCGGCACAGCCGCAGCACTCCTGCTGGCGTTCCTGGCGCTCGCCAGCGTGAACTCACCCCTGATCTTCCCGAGGTCGATCGGTGCGCAGGAGGCACAACGCCGCAGCGCGGTCGACGGCCGACCGGTCGTCTTCTGGCGGCCGGGCTGCAAGTACTGCATACGACTGCGCATCCGGCTGGGCCGTAGTGCCCGCCAGTTGCACTGGGTCAACATCTGGCGCGACCCGGCAGGAGCCGCAGCGGTGAGAGCAGCCAACGACGGCGACGAGACCGTGCCGACCGTCGTCGTGACGGGCCGGCCACACACCAACCCCGATCCCAGATGGGTGCGCGAACAGCTCTCCCCTCCCGCGTGA
- a CDS encoding dienelactone hydrolase family protein — MTTVTTRTIDYAADGLTMIGHLALPAGVGRRPAVLVGPEGVGISDVERRRADALAELGYVALAFDLHGGRYLRDPEEMLARCMPLLADPDRMRGIGHAALDVLRAEPRTDPDRIAAVGYGTGGAIALELGRDGVDLRAIATVNGLTTGRSGEAARIRCPVWAGVGSEDPIMPPAQRDAFTAEMQAAGVDWRLVVYGGALHAFHHPPVDHIVLPGVGYHPQHAHRAWWDVVDLLAECLPITE, encoded by the coding sequence ATGACGACAGTGACAACGCGCACGATCGACTACGCGGCCGACGGCCTGACGATGATCGGGCACCTCGCGCTCCCGGCCGGTGTCGGCCGCCGGCCCGCGGTCCTGGTCGGGCCCGAGGGGGTGGGGATCAGCGACGTCGAGCGCCGCCGGGCCGATGCGCTCGCCGAGCTGGGATACGTGGCGCTGGCCTTCGACCTCCACGGCGGGCGCTATTTGAGGGACCCTGAGGAGATGTTGGCCCGTTGCATGCCTCTGCTCGCCGACCCCGACCGGATGCGAGGCATCGGCCACGCGGCGCTCGACGTGCTCCGCGCCGAGCCGCGGACCGACCCGGACCGGATCGCTGCCGTCGGCTACGGCACCGGGGGCGCAATCGCGCTGGAACTCGGGCGCGACGGCGTTGACCTGCGCGCGATCGCGACAGTCAACGGACTGACCACGGGCCGATCAGGCGAGGCTGCGCGCATTCGCTGCCCGGTGTGGGCCGGGGTCGGGTCGGAAGATCCGATCATGCCGCCCGCGCAACGGGACGCATTCACCGCCGAGATGCAGGCCGCAGGCGTCGACTGGCGCCTCGTGGTCTACGGCGGCGCCTTGCACGCCTTCCATCACCCACCGGTCGACCACATCGTGCTTCCCGGGGTCGGTTATCACCCTCAGCACGCGCACCGAGCTTGGTGGGACGTCGTCGACCTGCTCGCCGAGTGCCTGCCCATAACCGAGTGA
- a CDS encoding class II fructose-bisphosphate aldolase: MPIAATGDLVAEAAAQQRAVAAFNVITLEHAEAIAEGAEAAGAPVILQISENAVAYHRGRARPLARAAAEVADQAAVPVSLHLDHVQSVELLHQAADCGFSSAMFDAARLPYAENLAATRAAVVWAHERGLWLEAELGEVGGKNGQAPLDAHAPGARTAPEEARAFVEATGVDALAVAVGTSHAMTSRDARIDHGLLARLRTAVPVPLVLHGSSGASDEELARAVAGGIAKVNIGTALNIAMTGAIRDRLARDDQGVDPRRYLAEGRDAMARTVARLMAVLPPQLVL, translated from the coding sequence ATGCCCATCGCCGCCACCGGCGATCTGGTCGCCGAGGCCGCCGCACAGCAGCGTGCGGTCGCCGCGTTCAACGTCATCACGCTGGAGCACGCCGAAGCGATCGCCGAGGGCGCGGAGGCCGCGGGGGCGCCGGTGATCCTCCAGATCAGCGAGAACGCGGTCGCCTACCACCGGGGGCGGGCGCGCCCGCTGGCCCGCGCCGCGGCGGAGGTGGCGGACCAGGCCGCCGTCCCCGTCTCCCTCCACCTGGACCATGTGCAGTCCGTCGAGCTGCTGCACCAGGCGGCGGACTGCGGTTTCAGCTCGGCGATGTTCGATGCCGCCCGGCTGCCGTACGCGGAGAACCTGGCGGCCACCCGCGCCGCCGTCGTCTGGGCCCACGAGCGGGGTCTCTGGCTGGAGGCCGAGCTCGGGGAGGTCGGCGGGAAGAACGGGCAGGCTCCGCTCGACGCCCACGCGCCCGGGGCCCGTACGGCCCCCGAGGAGGCTCGGGCCTTCGTCGAGGCCACCGGGGTCGACGCGCTGGCCGTGGCGGTCGGCACCTCGCACGCCATGACCTCGCGGGACGCCCGCATCGACCACGGCCTGCTGGCCAGGCTGCGTACGGCCGTGCCCGTTCCACTGGTGCTGCACGGGTCGTCCGGGGCCTCCGACGAGGAGCTGGCCCGCGCCGTGGCGGGCGGAATCGCCAAGGTCAACATCGGTACCGCGCTGAACATCGCGATGACCGGCGCGATACGGGACCGGCTCGCCCGGGACGATCAGGGCGTGGACCCGCGCCGCTATCTGGCGGAGGGCCGGGACGCGATGGCCCGGACGGTGGCCCGGCTGATGGCCGTGCTGCCTCCTCAGCTTGTTCTTTAG
- a CDS encoding SIS domain-containing protein: protein MTYVAQELASQPDCWQVAAGMADGLAHRLPAAGERIAVVGCGTSYFMAQAFAALREGSGQGETDAFAASEFPAGRPYDRVVALSRSGTTTEVLGLLGRLGGTTRRTVVIGDPDTPMAAMADDTVVLEFADEKSVVQTRFATSALTLLRAHLGLHTDAVVEDAQVALAEPLPVGLVECSQFTFLGQGWSVGLANEAALKMREAALAWTEAYPAMEYRHGPISISTRSTATWMLGEAPAGLMDEVHATGARWVAGGLDPLAELVRVQRLALAIAQARGLDPDRPRHLTRSVILSSTT from the coding sequence ATGACGTACGTGGCTCAGGAGCTGGCCAGTCAGCCCGACTGCTGGCAGGTAGCCGCAGGCATGGCGGACGGGCTCGCCCACCGGCTTCCGGCGGCCGGTGAGCGCATCGCCGTCGTGGGGTGCGGTACGTCGTACTTCATGGCCCAGGCCTTCGCGGCTCTCCGTGAGGGCAGCGGCCAGGGCGAGACCGACGCCTTCGCGGCGTCGGAGTTTCCTGCCGGGCGGCCCTACGACCGGGTCGTGGCACTGAGCCGTTCCGGGACGACGACCGAGGTGCTCGGTCTGCTCGGTCGGCTCGGCGGAACGACCCGCAGGACCGTGGTGATCGGCGATCCCGACACCCCGATGGCGGCGATGGCCGACGACACGGTCGTGCTGGAGTTCGCCGATGAGAAGTCCGTCGTGCAGACCCGCTTCGCGACCTCGGCGCTGACCCTGCTCCGCGCCCATCTCGGCCTGCACACCGACGCCGTCGTCGAGGACGCCCAGGTGGCGCTCGCCGAGCCGCTGCCCGTCGGGCTGGTGGAGTGCAGTCAGTTCACCTTCCTCGGACAGGGCTGGAGCGTGGGCCTCGCCAACGAGGCCGCGCTGAAGATGCGTGAGGCGGCCCTGGCCTGGACCGAGGCGTACCCGGCCATGGAGTACCGGCACGGCCCCATCAGCATCTCCACCCGCTCCACCGCGACCTGGATGCTCGGCGAGGCCCCGGCCGGGCTGATGGACGAGGTGCACGCGACCGGTGCCCGATGGGTGGCGGGCGGCCTCGACCCGCTGGCCGAGCTCGTCCGGGTCCAGCGCCTCGCCCTCGCCATCGCCCAGGCTCGCGGCCTCGACCCGGACCGGCCGCGTCATCTGACCCGTTCCGTCATTCTCAGCAGTACGACCTGA
- a CDS encoding SDR family oxidoreductase: MGALAGKVALVTGASRGIGRAIARRLARDGALVAVHYGARKGAAQEVVEEIGKAGGQAFAVGSLLGVAGDAEALYEAFGAGMADRGEEPVLDILVNNAGVSGSGRIGDASPENFDRLFAVNVKAPMFLIQHGLTLMRDEGRIVNISSAAAHRSFPESVTYAMTKGAVETLTLAVAKEVAGRGITANAVVPGFVETDMNARRRETPEATAALAAHSVFGRMGQPADIADVVAFLASQDARWVTGQCIDATGGTAL; this comes from the coding sequence ATGGGTGCGTTGGCGGGAAAGGTCGCGTTGGTCACGGGTGCGAGCCGCGGAATCGGCCGGGCGATCGCCCGGCGGCTCGCACGTGACGGGGCCTTGGTCGCCGTCCATTACGGCGCGCGGAAGGGAGCCGCGCAGGAGGTCGTCGAGGAGATCGGGAAAGCCGGTGGTCAGGCTTTCGCGGTGGGCTCCCTGCTGGGAGTGGCGGGCGACGCCGAGGCGCTGTACGAGGCGTTCGGCGCGGGAATGGCGGACCGGGGCGAGGAACCGGTACTGGACATTCTGGTCAACAATGCCGGCGTCAGCGGATCCGGACGAATAGGCGACGCCTCACCGGAGAATTTCGACCGGCTCTTCGCGGTGAACGTGAAAGCACCGATGTTCCTTATCCAGCACGGTTTGACGCTGATGCGCGATGAGGGACGGATCGTCAACATCTCGTCGGCCGCAGCCCACCGGTCCTTTCCCGAGTCGGTGACCTACGCCATGACCAAGGGAGCGGTGGAGACCCTGACGCTTGCTGTGGCAAAGGAAGTGGCGGGCCGGGGCATCACGGCGAACGCGGTGGTGCCGGGCTTCGTGGAGACCGACATGAACGCCAGACGACGCGAGACCCCCGAGGCCACGGCGGCGCTGGCGGCGCACTCCGTGTTCGGACGCATGGGCCAGCCGGCGGACATCGCCGACGTCGTGGCCTTCCTCGCCTCCCAGGACGCACGCTGGGTCACCGGCCAGTGCATCGACGCCACAGGAGGCACCGCACTCTGA